The Macrobrachium nipponense isolate FS-2020 chromosome 8, ASM1510439v2, whole genome shotgun sequence nucleotide sequence ATCTCGACGATATGAAAATAAGGAAGTATAATACCCCCGAAATAACTAGCAAAGTGGCGGAATTAACGGGCCACACTCTGACAGTGGGAGCCATCACCATAAACTGGAGGGGGGTGGCCTGCAAGAGAGCAGTGGCGACACTTAAGAAGTTGGGCCTCAGAAATGCAGACCTGAATATCATGATTCTGAAGGCCATGGAAGGAGGCCTGTCTATATATTCAAACTATATGGGCATGGCAGGAGGAGGAGACGTTACATGATTGGCGCCCGCAGCAGATTCAGCCAAGCGATGTTCCTCCGGCTCCGTGCCGTTGAGTGGAGATCGTGCCGGGACGGGAGGCAAGTTGGAAGTCACCTGGAAGCCTCTCGTGACATGTAAATAGTATAATTAGCTTGGTTTTTagaaaagcaaatgaggttagcACTAACCATAGAGATAGGAAACATCTGGGGTGTAagtaggtaggttaggttaaccaataaaaaaaagaaaaaaaaatagcagcagcagttagagcctttctcgaagattgtgttttatgctcggtcttcgaagctagaatcagaactaccaaccacacccaacttctctgttgaatctaggGGCATTCATGgtagattatgtttaatgttgcagagattttccctttacattctattgatacttgcatggttttatgcatcttcgctaacaTAATTGATAATGCACTTTGCTATTAAAtaatttgtttccacattgctcggaATAAACTACGTAATGTTGGTTATcttgtgttgaacgaaaatttcaaattgtttcatttctataatttgaagtaattactatactttgaaaaaattactattaccgtaattttttcttacaattgttaTAAATATCGTAGATTTgaatatttgtgcatcatatgttagctttattttgcttgatagagctttcactgtaataaaaaataagtttttcaagctatgtgttgtagttgccagttagtgaattcctaacgaaatcctctgaaatttgtggcttcactcctggaacttactgtactgaAAATTTCAAGCATTGTTCCGGAATGGTAATGAAAACTTGAAAGCGCTATAACTCAAAACACTACTCTTTTGGTTTCAAATATTTGCCAGAATCCTAAAAATAATAGGAGCTTCTTGAAATTGCTCATATGAGTGCATATTGGATGTACCTTTctcgtgtgattttttttttttgtttttataatgtgAAAATTTTAGTACTACAAGggaatttcaaagaaaaaatactatatatttgtgtaaCGTCACGCATGGCATGCGTTTTATGACTtacatatatctttatgtatttgAGATTTTAAGAACAACGAAATCAGCGACGTTGTGACATATGAGTATCTACATGCAAAATCAGGTGTGTTTAGCATAAATAATAAGACCGCTAGGAGTTTATGATATTATacgacggacggacggacatatCACGTTCTTATGCTCGCTGAAAGTTGGCAAAAGTATTATGATTGTACCCTGAAAGAATTATGTGGAAAgattaaatacttttttattaatgtttgtgtGTCGGAGATGTAGTATGGCCTTACAACAAACAGCGAGTGTTTgtccaggacatgagaccgaaattataAGAAGTATAAGCATGAAtgggagcttttggtaaacaaaatgagattatgataagtaaaatgccactttctctaaaaatgaaaagtatttaatcagatggtcctaccaatTTAACCTATGTATCAGATGCTTGGAACCTTACTAAACCTATAgtacataagctagttacaactcaaagagttATGGAAtaaataatgatgggaataagactaatagacagaaaaagagcaacatggatacgagagcaaactaaagtagaggatattctaacaacaaataagaaaaagaaactggacatgggcaggacatataatgagcaATGTCAAGATAAACCAAGATGGCGACAAAAAGAATAAACAGGAAATGGGTCCCTAGAAATGGCAAACGAAGCAGAGGAAGTTAGAGACGATGATGAATTGActagctaagaaaatttgcgggtaaaGAATGGCATATaaacaccataaacaaaagaGAGTGGAAGGACAGGTCTGAggtctttgtcctgcagtggactagcaacgctgatgatgatgatgatgatgatgatgatgatgatgatgatgatatattttataatatatataatataactagtataatataaatatatatatatatatatatatatataatatatatatatatatattatattatatacagagagagagagagagagagagagagagagagagagatagagatatagagatatatagatatatgatatagatatatctatatatatctatatatatatatatatagatatagagtatatatatatatatatagatatatatatatatatatatatatatatatgtatatatatatagatagctatagatatagatagatagatatagagatatagagatatagagcatatagagtatatagattatatagatatatagatatatatatatatatatatatatgatatagattatatatagtatatatatgtagtatatattatatatatagatatagatatatatatatatactatatatatatatatatatatatatatatatatatatatatgactatatatagatatatactatatatatatatatatatatatatatatatatatatatatctatcatatctagtatatctagatatcagatatatctagatatataggatatatatatatatatagattatagatatatatatatatatatatatatatatatatatatattatatatatatatgatagatagatacatagatagataagagatatatatattatatatatatatatatatatatatatatattatatatcatatatagtagatatatatatatatatatatatatatatatatatatatatatactatatacatatctctatatat carries:
- the LOC135223017 gene encoding uncharacterized protein LOC135223017, producing the protein MNWLATKLEDRGHQVVKELHISTSQGLRKPDLTVWNNQAARILDVQIVGDSNVGSLVHLDDMKIRKYNTPEITSKVAELTGHTLTVGAITINWRGVACKRAVATLKKLGLRNADLNIMILKAMEGGLSIYSNYMGMAGGGDVT